TGTCCTCGGCGGATGCGCCGGACTGCGGGTCCTGCTGGCCGGTCGGGGAGTCGCTCGTGTTGTCGTCGTCGTTCTTATCGTTGTCGCCGGGGTTGCCGTCGTCTCCCGGGCCGCCCGTGCCGGGGCCGTCGTCCCGCGGATCGGGCTCGTCGTCGTCCCCCAGGAGGCGGTCGAGGAGCTCTTCGTCGAGGCCGGGGGCGTCGAACGGGGCGCGGCGCCGACGGTGGGGGAGCGCCATGCGTGCGGCCACGCGGATGTCGGCGCGGGTGATGCGGGTCCGGCCCTCCCAGGCGGCGTGGGCGGCGGCCGTGCGGGCGGTGACGATGTCCGCGCGCATGCCGTCGACGTCGAAGCCGGCGCAGACGGTCGCGATCGTGGTGAGCGCCCAGTCGGTGAGCTCGATGCCACCCACACGGTCACGGGCGGCGACGATCCGCTCGCGCAGGGCGAGTTCATCTGCCGCGAAGGTGGCGGAGAAGTCCTCCGGGTGGGAGTCGAAGGCGATCCGGCGGCGGATCACCTCGGCCCGCAGCGCCGCCTCGCGCGGAGCGGACACCTCCACGGTGAGTCCGAAGCGATCGAGCAGCTGGGGCCGGAGCTCGCCCTCCTCGGGGTTCATGGTGCCGATCAGGACGAAGCGGGCGGCGTGCTCCACCGACACCCCGTCCCGCTCCACGGTCACCCGGCCCATGGCGGCGGCGTCGAGGAGCTGGTCCACCACGTGGTCGTGGAGCAGGTTGACCTCGTCCACGTAGAGCAGCCCGCGGTGCGCGCGGGCCAGCAGGCCGGGTTCGAACGCGGTGACGCCCTCGCTCAGGGCCTTCTCCAGGTGCAGCGACCCGGCGATGCGGTCCTCCGTCGCGCCGATCGGCAGCTCCACCAGCCGGACCGGCCGGTGCTCGGTGGGTGCGTCATGGGGAATCGGGCCGTCGGGGGTGTAGGTGCCGCGGTCGTCCGGGGCGCTGGAGAACCTGTCGCCGGCCACGACCTCGATCTGCGGCAGGATCCCGGCGAGGGCGCGGACCATCGTGGACTTGGCGGTGCCCTTTTCGCCGCGGATCAACACGCCGCCCACTGTTGGTGAGACCGCGTTCAGTAGGAGGGCCAGCGCCATGTCGTCGGAACCGACGACAGCGCTGAAGGGGTAGTGCAGTGGCATGGGGGCTCCCGCTCTCGTCTGCCAGGCTGGTCAGCGCGAGGCCGGTCTCCGGACTTCCCGGCTCATCTCGGGCGTTCGCGCTGGGCGCGATCGCCTGAGAGGCCGGGTTACCGTAGCGGGCCCTGTGCCGGATTCTCACCGGCTTCCCTGATTCTCCCCTCCGACCTGCCTGGGGCGGGTCGTGGGGCACCTCGTGCTGTTGGGATGAAGTTGTTGGTCCTGGCCGAGGCTACCCAGTGTCCTCGCGGTCCGGGCGGCCGGGCTCGACGGTAGGGTTCCGCGTCATGAACGCACAGGTGGTGGTCGTCGGCATCGGCGGTGACGGCTGGGCGGGGCTCGACGAGATGCGCCGCAGCGCCGTCCTGGGCGCCGACGTCCTGCTGGGCGGGG
This Dietzia psychralcaliphila DNA region includes the following protein-coding sequences:
- a CDS encoding VWA domain-containing protein, coding for MPLHYPFSAVVGSDDMALALLLNAVSPTVGGVLIRGEKGTAKSTMVRALAGILPQIEVVAGDRFSSAPDDRGTYTPDGPIPHDAPTEHRPVRLVELPIGATEDRIAGSLHLEKALSEGVTAFEPGLLARAHRGLLYVDEVNLLHDHVVDQLLDAAAMGRVTVERDGVSVEHAARFVLIGTMNPEEGELRPQLLDRFGLTVEVSAPREAALRAEVIRRRIAFDSHPEDFSATFAADELALRERIVAARDRVGGIELTDWALTTIATVCAGFDVDGMRADIVTARTAAAHAAWEGRTRITRADIRVAARMALPHRRRRAPFDAPGLDEELLDRLLGDDDEPDPRDDGPGTGGPGDDGNPGDNDKNDDDNTSDSPTGQQDPQSGASAEDTDDAGNTDARQHSTGENTPASAEHENHHPDSRQSPESDAGEDGPGPESRDGTDAGTDSGTVTGDPRQEDHDAGENGRPGGSTDPGTVTAASAPYRTRLLTVAGTGNGVSGRRSRAITTTGRRTGSAGFTGSDVHLPATIRAAAPQQAARGRHSGRDGGRLLLSARDLRSAVREGREANLVLFCVDASGSMAARTRMEQVKTAILSLLLDAYRRRDKVGLVTFRGSGAQVALPPTSSVDVAAARLAELPAGGRTPLAEGLLTVAEVLRIERVRDPQRRPLVVVVTDGRATHGPDALARSRAAAAGLASHGVASVVVDCESGRFRMGLASELATHLGAEHIPLGEVTAEGLTDTVRARTAPARRNPALTEGEVA